From a region of the Zonotrichia albicollis isolate bZonAlb1 chromosome 5, bZonAlb1.hap1, whole genome shotgun sequence genome:
- the MTUS1 gene encoding microtubule-associated tumor suppressor 1 isoform X4 → MGCSSSKLCLYSQCAAARREEALKQRKALSQELLNLRGELVTTSAACEKLERDRNELQIAYEGYLQKLNQKHNDDLAEVEEKLKQFYTAECEKLRSICIEEAEKYKAQLQEQVDNLNTTHESFKLELENRHSEKVEELKKEYESSFSELKSTHESERKSLEDSFKEKQELLEKRIDELKSENNSLSEKLKLEEQKQIAKEKANLKNPQIMYLEQELESLKAVLEIKNEKLHQQDIKLMKMEKLVENNTILMDKLKKVQQENEELKARMDKHMELSRQLSTEQAVLQESLEKESKVNKRLSMENEELLWKLHNGDLCSPRKLSPSSSSVPLQSPRNSGNFSSPAVSPR, encoded by the exons ATGGGCTGCTCTAGCAGCAAGCTGTGCCTCTATTCTCAGTGCGCTGCAGCAAGG agggaagaagCACTGAAGCAGCGGAAAGCGTTATCTCAAGAGCTACTTAACCTTCGAGGAGAGCTAG TAACCACTTCTGCCGCTTGTGAGAAATTGGAAAGAGACAGGAATGAACTGCAAATTGCTTATGAAGGGTATTTGCAGAAGTTAAACCAGAAACATAATGATGACTTAGCTGAGGTGGAGGAGAAGCTTAAACAGTTTTACACTGCAGAATGTGAGAAACTCCGAAGTATCTGCATTGAGGAAGCTGAAAAGTATAAAGCCCAACTCCAGGAGCAG GTGGACAATTTAAATACCACACATGAAAGCTTTAAGCTGGAACTTGAAAACAGGCACTCAGAAAAAGTAGAGGAGCTGAAAAAGGAGTATGAATCCTCTTTTTCAG AGCTCAAGAGTACCCATGAATCTGAAAGAAAGTCGCTTGAAGATTCCTTTAAAGAGAAGCAGGAGTTGCTGGAG AAAAGAATTGATGAACTAAAAAGTGAAAACAACTCTCTGAGTGAGAAGCTGAAATTAgaagaacaaaaacaaatagCCAAAGAAAAAGCCAATCTC AAAAACCCACAGATTATGTACCTGGAACAGGAGCTGGAAAGTTTGAAAGCAGTGCTGGAGATCAAGAATGAGAAACTCCATCAGCAGGACATAAAGCTAATGAagatggaaaagctg GTGGAGAACAACACCATCTTAATGGATAAATTAAAGAAGGTTCAGcaagaaaatgaagaattaaaagCTCGGATGGACAAACACATGGAGCTTTCAAG GCAACTTTCTACAGAGCAAGCAGTTTTACAGGAGTCACTAGAGAAAGAATCAAAAGTGAACAAACGCCTGTCAATGGAAAATGAAGAACTTCTGTGGAAGTTGCACAATGGTGATCTATGCAGCCCAAGAAAACTGTCTCCCAGTTCTTCATCTGTGCCTCTTCAGTCCCCACGAAATTCTGGTAACTTCTCtagtcctgcagtgtcaccaagATGA
- the PDGFRL gene encoding platelet-derived growth factor receptor-like protein isoform X1, translated as MRLWVLLGVLLLLQGALLHVTGQPVKSKRPKEPGENKIRPVNKKVKPKNGKMKERESVDSSLKSQTILTQVMDKGHFQKLAATLSLAAGQSIELRCKGSNVTWSYPSYLDTFKDSRLSIKQLDRHSQLILANSTAADTGEYSCWLQLCNGNKCRKDETKTGSTYIFFTDKEELFVPTPSYFEIVYLNPDKPAVIPCRVTTPSAKVTLHREFPAEEIETDGTDIFYDAKKGFVFQHPSSDHKGIVYCKAESQGAPQISIKYHLLYVEVPKGPPSATITVSSARAGLGDEVRVVCTVLGEPDVDVSFRWQYPGQESGRPVIIQNFWRLINRGIGHTTRISKSVLLVEDFEDTDVGNFVCIAQNLQGETTVATKVELK; from the exons TCACTGGACAGCCTGTGAAGAGTAAGCGTCCCAAAGAACctggagaaaacaaaattaggCCTGTTAACAAGAAAGTAAAACCCAAGAATGGCAAAATGAAGGAGAGAGAGTCTGTGGACTCCTCTTTGAAGTCCCAGACCATACTGACACAGGTGATGGATAAAGGTCATTTCCAGAAACTAGCTGCCACCTTaagcctggctgcaggacaaagcATAGAGCTGCGATGTAAGGGGAGCAATGTCACTTGGAGCTATCCTTCTTATTTAGACACCTTTAAAGACTCCAGACTCAG CATAAAGCAGCTTGACAGGCACAGTCAGCTGATCCTTGCAAACTCCACTGCAGCAGACACAGGTGAATACAGCTGCTGGCTTCAGCTGTGCAATGGTAACAAATGCAGGAAGGATGAGACTAAAACAGGGTCAACATACATCTTTTTCACAG ACAAAGAGGAGCTTTTTGTACCTACTCCCAGTTATTTTGAGATTGTCTACCTGAACCCAGATAAGCCTGCAGTCATCCCGTGCCGTGTTACTACTCCTTCAGCAAAAGTGACTCTTCACAGGGAATTTCCAGCAGAAGAAATTGAAACAGATGGAACTGATATTTTTTATGATGCAAAGAAGGGTTTTGTCTTCCAGCACCCTTCTTCTGATCATAAAGGTATTGTCTACTGCAAAGCAGAGTCACAGGGAGCACCTCAGATTTCCATCAAATATCACCTACTATATGTGGAAG TTCCCAAGGGCCCACCCTCAGCCACCATCACGGTGTCATCGGCTAGAGCCGGACTCGGTGACGAAGTTCGTGTCGTCTGCACCGTCCTTGGGGAGCCAGATGTGGATGTGAGCTTCAGGTGGCAGTATCCAGGGCAAGAG TCCGGGAGGCCTGTGATTATTCAAAACTTCTGGAGATTGATAAACAGAGGAATTGGCCATACTACAAGAATCTCAAAGAGTGTTCTTCTGGTGGAGGATTTTGAAGACACAGATGTGGGAAACTTTGTTTGTATAGCTCAGAACCTACAAGGAGAAACAACAGTAGCTACCAAAGTTGAACTGAAGTGA
- the PDGFRL gene encoding platelet-derived growth factor receptor-like protein isoform X2, whose translation MSTPAGSVRVVVVASFLMFWAFANRLLGWFGPIDLQAMPSVCQNLALKKAGIKQLDRHSQLILANSTAADTGEYSCWLQLCNGNKCRKDETKTGSTYIFFTDKEELFVPTPSYFEIVYLNPDKPAVIPCRVTTPSAKVTLHREFPAEEIETDGTDIFYDAKKGFVFQHPSSDHKGIVYCKAESQGAPQISIKYHLLYVEVPKGPPSATITVSSARAGLGDEVRVVCTVLGEPDVDVSFRWQYPGQESGRPVIIQNFWRLINRGIGHTTRISKSVLLVEDFEDTDVGNFVCIAQNLQGETTVATKVELK comes from the exons ATGAGCACGCCAGCAGGGAGTGTGCGTGTAGTGGTGGTGGCGTCGTTCTTAATGTTTTGGGCGTTTGCAAATAGGTTGCTGGGGTGGTTTGGTCCTATAGACCTCCAGGCCATGCCATCTGTGTGTCAGAATCTGGCACTGAAGAAGGCAGG CATAAAGCAGCTTGACAGGCACAGTCAGCTGATCCTTGCAAACTCCACTGCAGCAGACACAGGTGAATACAGCTGCTGGCTTCAGCTGTGCAATGGTAACAAATGCAGGAAGGATGAGACTAAAACAGGGTCAACATACATCTTTTTCACAG ACAAAGAGGAGCTTTTTGTACCTACTCCCAGTTATTTTGAGATTGTCTACCTGAACCCAGATAAGCCTGCAGTCATCCCGTGCCGTGTTACTACTCCTTCAGCAAAAGTGACTCTTCACAGGGAATTTCCAGCAGAAGAAATTGAAACAGATGGAACTGATATTTTTTATGATGCAAAGAAGGGTTTTGTCTTCCAGCACCCTTCTTCTGATCATAAAGGTATTGTCTACTGCAAAGCAGAGTCACAGGGAGCACCTCAGATTTCCATCAAATATCACCTACTATATGTGGAAG TTCCCAAGGGCCCACCCTCAGCCACCATCACGGTGTCATCGGCTAGAGCCGGACTCGGTGACGAAGTTCGTGTCGTCTGCACCGTCCTTGGGGAGCCAGATGTGGATGTGAGCTTCAGGTGGCAGTATCCAGGGCAAGAG TCCGGGAGGCCTGTGATTATTCAAAACTTCTGGAGATTGATAAACAGAGGAATTGGCCATACTACAAGAATCTCAAAGAGTGTTCTTCTGGTGGAGGATTTTGAAGACACAGATGTGGGAAACTTTGTTTGTATAGCTCAGAACCTACAAGGAGAAACAACAGTAGCTACCAAAGTTGAACTGAAGTGA